The genomic region CCGACGGCCTCCGAGCACCAGGTGAGCGCGCGCGTCCAGGTGTCCTTCGACGCCGCCGACCCGCCGTCGCTCGCCCGGTTCTGGGCGCTGGCGCTCGGCTACGTCGAGCAGCCCCCGCCGCCCGGGTACGACACGTGGGACGCGTGGGCCGACGAGCAGGGCGTGCCCGCCGAGGAGCGCGACGGCTTCGCCGCGCTCGTCGACCCGGCGGGTCGTGGCCCGCGGCTGCTGTTCCAGCGGGTCCCCGAGGCGAAGAGCGCCAAGAACCGGGTGCACCTCGACGTGACCGTCAGCGGTCCCGACCACGACCGCGCCCTCGTCGACGCGCGCGTGCGCGAGCTCGAGGCCGCCGGTGGCCGCGTCCTCGCCGACCGCAGCGAGCGCGGCGAACGCTGGGTCGTCATGGCCGACCCCGAGGGCAACGAGCTCTGCGTGCAGTGAGGCGGCCGGCGGGCCGTCCTCAGCGGGGCAGCGCGCTGTGCGAGCGCTTGACCTCGTACATGAGGCGGTCCGCGCGGCGCACGAGGGACGCGGCGTCGTCACCGGCCCCCGACAGGGCGACCCCGGTGCTGACGGCGAGGCCGAGGTCCCGGCCGTCGACGAGGAGCGACGTCCGGAGCGCGCGCTCGAGGCGCCCCACAACCGCGGTCGCGTCCTCCGCGGTGGTGACCCCCGGGCAGCAGGCGACGAACTCGTCGCCGCCGAGCCGGCACACCACGTCGTCCGGGCGCAGGGTCGCGCGCAGCGTGTCCGCCACCTGCTGCAGCACGCGGTCGCCGGTCTCGTGCCCGTAGCCGTCGTTGACGGCCTTGAAGCGGTCGAGGTCGAGGAAGAGCACCGCCACGCCCGGCACGCGCGGGTCCGCGAGCAGGCGGTCGACCTCCTCGGTGAGGTGGACCCGGTTCGACAGGCCGGTGAGCGGGTCGTGCAGCGCCAGCCGCGACAGCCGCTCCCGGGCGGCGCGCTGCTCGTGGACGTCGACGACCTGGGCCACCACCGACGTTCCGCCGTCGGAGTCCGGGAGCAGCGACAGGTGCACCTGCGTCCACAGCAGGCCCTGGCCCGGGACCCGGTGCCGCACCTCGACCTCTGCCGTCTCCAGACCGTCGTCGGCGAGCCGGTCCAGCACGGCCCGCAGCCGCAGCGAGTCGTCCGGGTGCAGGAGCTCGCGCCAGCGCACGGCCGAGGGGTCGCGGCGGAGCAGGCGCACGAGCGCCGGGTTGGGCCGCGTGAGCGACCACCCGCCGTCGGGTCCGCGGACCACGACGGCCTTGCCGATGACCGCGGCGTCGGTCGCCTGGCGC from Aquipuribacter sp. SD81 harbors:
- a CDS encoding VOC family protein, coding for MTPTASEHQVSARVQVSFDAADPPSLARFWALALGYVEQPPPPGYDTWDAWADEQGVPAEERDGFAALVDPAGRGPRLLFQRVPEAKSAKNRVHLDVTVSGPDHDRALVDARVRELEAAGGRVLADRSERGERWVVMADPEGNELCVQ